The Sphingobacterium lactis sequence ATATTAAAAGCAGGTTTGGTATCATCGGGAATTCCCCGTTGTTAAACCGAGCCATAGATATTGCTCGCCAAGTAGCGCCTACTGATATATCCGTTTTGATTCAGGGAGAAAGTGGTTCGGGTAAGGAAGTTTTTTCGCACATCATCCACCAATTGAGTGGCCGTAAGCATGGTCCTTTCATTGCGGTGAACTGTGGTGCGATTCCCGAGGGTACCATCGACTCCGAGTTATTCGGACACGAGAAAGGTTCCTTTACTGGCGCTCATGAGGCCCGGAAGGGATACTTTGAAGTTGTCGATGGCGGGACCATTTTCCTGGATGAGGTTGGGGAACTTCCGTTAGGGACCCAAGCGCGTTTATTGCGTGTCCTGGAATCGGGTGAATATATCCGCGTAGGTTCTTCCAAAGTACAGAAAACCAATGTCCGCGTAGTGGCGGCAACAAACGTCGATGTGTTTGAGGCCGTAAAAAAGGGAAAATTCAGAGAGGATCTGTATTACCGTTTGAATACGGTGCCCTTGCGGATCCCACCTTTACGCGAGCGTAAAGAAGATATTGTACTCCTATTTCGCAAATTCGTAGTAGATTTTGCTGATAAATACCGTTCCCCGGGCATACAATTGACCGAGGATGCGCAGGAGATGCTCAAGAATTATTCATGGCCGGGCAATGTGCGTCAATTGAAGAATATTGCCGAACAGATTGCTGTCCTTGAAAAAGAACGATTGGTCAATGCGCAGATCCTAAGCAATTACCTGCCT is a genomic window containing:
- a CDS encoding sigma-54 interaction domain-containing protein yields the protein MDHQDIKSRFGIIGNSPLLNRAIDIARQVAPTDISVLIQGESGSGKEVFSHIIHQLSGRKHGPFIAVNCGAIPEGTIDSELFGHEKGSFTGAHEARKGYFEVVDGGTIFLDEVGELPLGTQARLLRVLESGEYIRVGSSKVQKTNVRVVAATNVDVFEAVKKGKFREDLYYRLNTVPLRIPPLRERKEDIVLLFRKFVVDFADKYRSPGIQLTEDAQEMLKNYSWPGNVRQLKNIAEQIAVLEKERLVNAQILSNYLPAEQQSSLPVPLRDQSKENFSERDLLYKVLFDMKKDMVDLKKLVVELIQKGFNPGTIEQNSPYINQLYQEIRPNSPALGSEEYGANPNPTITIHNPGQANGNNDDYLTYDTQDVEEVEESLSLLDKESDLIKKALRKHKGKRKAAAQELGISERTLYRKIKDLNLD